Proteins co-encoded in one Uloborus diversus isolate 005 chromosome 9, Udiv.v.3.1, whole genome shotgun sequence genomic window:
- the LOC129230366 gene encoding tigger transposable element-derived protein 6-like has product MLGNETFKASNGWLMRFWDHHGITFQEIHGEKKSAPMKEANVWRQEKMKDILQKYAPEDIYNADEAGLFFQLLPDRTLVFKGEKCHGGKKSKQRLTVLLSANSTGTHEIQPFVIGKSLKPRRFKNVRSLHVEYKANKKAWMTSKFFSEWLPKLAKEMKKRKKKIALLINNCSTHTSIPKLQCVEIVFFFSANCTSILQPLDMGIIKCFKGYYRKRLVESILLGIENKVEDSFKAVNVKDACDFIAGHCDILYDQEIGLNLQTSVSQLEEKTGKKYGVNVGDYLTADEDLTVFTGVTDEEILSEITGEMEHSGEEDDEEEEDDDDDNRSPSQSLLSTQEALQSVKFLRTFFSSLPSTNEDHFRALDSMYTLLVDLTIKKVAKQTKIFDFFQ; this is encoded by the exons ATGCTAGGGAACGAAACTTTTAAAGCTAGCAATGGTTGGCTAATGCGTTTTTGGGATCACCACGGAATCACTTTCCAGGAAATTCACGGAGAGAAAAAATCTGCTCCGATGAAGGAGGCAAATGTCTGGAGACAAGAGAAGATGAAAGATATTCTTCAAAAGTATGCACCCGAAGACATTTATAACGCTGATGAAGCTGGGCTGTTTTTTCAACTCCTCCCTGATAGAACGTTGGTGTTTAAGGGTGAAAAGTGTCACGGCGGgaagaaatcaaaacaaagatTGACTGTTCTTCTGAGTGCTAATAGTACAGGAACACATGAAATTCAACCTTTTGTTATCGGCAAATCTTTGAAGCCAAGGCGCTTCAAGAATGTGAGAAGTCTTCATGTGGAATATAAAGCCAATAAAAAGGCTTGGATGAcgtctaaatttttttctgaatggttGCCTAAGTTAGCTAAGGAAatgaagaagaggaagaaaaaaattgcattgttgaTTAATAATTGCTCCACTCACACCTCAATTCCAAAACTACAATgcgttgaaattgttttttttttttcggccaaCTGCACTTCCATATTGCAGCCACTTGACATGggcataattaaatgttttaaaggatACTATAGGAAACGTTTGGTAGAATCGATACTTCTGGGGATTGAAAATAAAGTGGAAGACTCTTTTAAAGCTGTAAATGTTAAGGATGCATGTGACTTTATTGCTGGAC ACTGTGATATTTTATATGATCAGGAAATAGGTTTGAATCTCCAAACATCTGTGTCCCAACTCGAGGAAAAAACGGGTAAAAAATATGGAGTGAACGTGGGGGATTATTTGACAGCGGATGAGGATCTTACTGTTTTCACAGGAGTTACTGATGAAGAAATTCTCTCTGAAATTACTGGTGAGATGGAACATAGTGGAGAAGAAGACGATGAGgaggaagaagatgatgatgatgataataggAGTCCATCACAATCCTTATTGTCGACCCAGGAAGCACTTCAATCAGTCAAATTTCTGCGGACATTTTTTTCAAGTCTTCCATCCA